In Glycine max cultivar Williams 82 chromosome 10, Glycine_max_v4.0, whole genome shotgun sequence, the DNA window TTgagtgagaaaaataattaagagaaaggtttaaaaaatggaaaatggcAGTTATGGGGTGCATCTTTTTGTCTCTCTCCAGATGGCGTGCAAATTTGTTTACGCGCATTTCACACGGAATATACTGCATTCCAATTACCGAAACGAAGAAAAAAAGACGAAAAAAGGAATTGAACGCGAGCAAGTTACACAAGGCAACAATTTATCTTTCCGAGGGTGACGTGTGAGGATGACACGTTTGTTCCCAGTTGTCACCAAACAAATAAATACCGAAACAATCAAAGCATAGGGAATAGCTTTCCTCCTCTCTATATTTCCGCTTTCACTTCTTCTCTCTCACCCTCCAACTATGAGTTACTACAACCAGCAGCAGCCACCCGTCGGTGTTCCTCCTCCCCAAGGTTCCATTCTTAATTAACTTctcctcctttttttcttttatcgaGATTAATTAGGTTAGGTTTACACTGTTGCATGTtggatttttctttaatttttgtctCACTGATAGGTTACCCACCGCCGGAATCTTACGGAAAGGACGCGTACCCTCCGCCAGGGTACCCTCCACAGGGAGGATACCCTCCGCAGGCGTATCCAGCACAGGGGTACCCTCCACCCTACGCGCCTCCTCAGTACGCTCAGCCTCCGCCGCAACAACACCAGAATTCATCTGGCCCGGGTTGCTTAGAAGGATGGTacgtttctctctctctctctctgtgttataaaatcaaaattgagtGAGTGAAGGTGGTTGTGGCGACTCAGATCGATTGATTGCGGTTGCAACCATCATCTATGGTGCGCCCGCGGCCGATCATTGATTAGCTGTAGTTGCGCTGTCTCACTGCTTTCATCTCACGCGCGCACGTTACTCGAACTGAATGTCATCTTTTTTTCGGTGGGCCCCGCCACTTGCGGGTTTATCAAGTAACCtaataagatatttattattttaagaaaataagcaTCGATAAatctttattaatttgaaataggAAATAATATACTACCTACGTCCGAATATATATAATCGTCCCGATAcacatatgattttttaattaattcacatCTTTTacgaaaattgattaatttaaccagtgacattaataattttgtcaaaattattcttaaaattatttgttaaaaagtaattatttaaaaggataatttgaaaagaatctaaaaaaaatcttatattcaGAAACGAAGGAGGAGGAGAAAGTATGATACGTAGAAGCTTTGAATTTTCAGTctcgtcttttttttttttctttttggtaaaaCGAGAAAGCTTTGTGATTATTGTGTGAAATGAGTAGAGTTCGTTCAACGCAGGGATTCTAATTTGTTTGAATTTGTGAATTGTTGCAGTTTGGCTGCTCTCTGCTGCTGTTGCCTGTTGGATGCCTGCTtctgagaaagaaaagagaggttGCTTTGCACAAATTGGATTTGAAACTGTGTTTTGACTTTGAACATGACCATTATCGctcttagtttttattattttctatgttGATTTACATTTCGTGGATATGAAATATTGTTCTGCTTCATTAACAGGAGGATTCGtggctttttgtttttcttgtgtttttgtttatattggcgattgatacaaaaaataaaaaccctcTAATAGCGCACTAATctgcattataattttttcatttgttgaatGCATTTGAATTGATCTGAACATTTGGAATTGGTGTTCGTGTGgtgttttgattaattgatgGAACTATCAATTTTGCAAACAGAGGAAACAAGTAATGTGTTCAGTTGCGTACGAAAATATATTTGTAGCACCAAATAGTTTGGCTTTGGCAACTTTCTTTGTGATGCGAATTGCACTTTAGCTTTGCCTTTTGCATTGCCAATAACGTGCTCTGGCAGCTTATTCTCGTTATTAACTTTAGCTAGTGGAGTCCCCAAAATGAACAGTTTATTCCACCCGTgatcctttcttttctcttctccaCAAACCACACTTTCAATGATacaatcatatttatatttgctTTGGGTGGCTTTTAAGTAGAGTCTTCTTCCATGTCTTGTAAAGTTAATTAAAGAATAGAAGAAATCAAATGTTatgtattaaaaagataatgtaattttctaattttttttctttaaaaatatttggacACCAAAGTGAGAGTTTCCTATAACAAAACTATAGCACCTTGAATGAACCCTAGATAATGATTTCCCGTAGAGAAACAATGGTTTGGTGTAAGGAGTTTCGTTGGTGATGGCGACATTCTCTGAAGAAGGACTCAATGTGTCCCACTGCTGTCACTCGATCGTCCTAACAAATAAGTCTAATGAATAATTAGCAATTTCAATTTCgtgattattattttacagTGTAAGTGTGTAACTACACATTTTTTTGGTATCATATAATTAAGAATGTGTTgttattgattgatttagtttaCCTAACTTATTTATgggtaagtattttttttggtaccgtatggaaattatttacttttgttttcatgttctgtttttattttgaaactgaaacaaggaaaactaaaaatatggatattgaattgcgttttctttttttttttatttaaaaaaagactcTATTAACAAAGTAAAGTAATTTTCggaatttttttgtcaaagaggtaaaataaattaaatcatttcaaaGAACAGGTTTCTTAAAATCAAATGACTATTCaaactcttttataaattaaaagaaaaaaaaaacattaaaagcaAGCTAGGCAAACGTTAAAAAGAACACATTAATTTGTGTTGGTTTACATATTATCCTTTGACCACTATTCACATTAAAGACATACATttgatatacatatattttatttattatattaaaaatattatatttaataaatataatatttaatattattatttaagttaattatataatatcttaataaacattataattAGTATTGCAAGTAAAATTTACTATCcgaccaattttttttctcgttATTATCCGACAAGTTGAATACTACACATGCACcgtttcttaattttttgtgGCATAATATGATTGAATTATTTTCTTGACGTTACTATCCGACCAAGACACGGTGCATGTGTGTAGAACtatatttgttaaatatattatataatcaaattaaacaaagtgATTAAAgcattcaatatattttataattcaatgAGGAAATGTTACTATTTTgcaacttttaataaataagttaaccAAACTACAGCCTAAAACTAAAGGTTaaggaaaattttattaatggaATGAGCTATGATAAATACAACTACTTACAACCGAACTCCGTAATTACCTATCGTTAGAGTAATACTAAATTCGGTGTTAGATTCAAGTTTTAtgaacgaaaaaaaaaacatgattcgaGGAGTCTCTCTACATGCACACAATAAACAAGAAGAAATATTCTGTACAGCCCAGTTTCAAAGTTGTGGCCTCTCTTCCCTCAAAAGCTTAATATTTTCTTGCTCGTGATCCTCTCCGTTTTCCATGTCTAGGGATGAGGATTTGAGTCTGTTTCTGTGCATTCTGTCTGCAACTTCGTTTTCTTCCTCCTCATTATGCCACCAATTTCGATGCTGTTCTTAACGATACCCCCGCTACTTACTACCTTGTTCAATTCTATTCCCACTGGCGGTTagtcatattcatatatatatatatatatatatatacacgccTTGGAGAGACAAAATTACCTAGAGAGGGAATTGGGCCTTGATGTGGTCTGTTTGTAATTGGCTAGAAGGCACAAACACCATAAAATCTCACGTGCAACACTTTAAAGACTTTTACTATTTACGCTCCTCCACCTGCTATTTACACTTCCTATTCCCTTGTTCTAGCTTTTATTACCAAAAATAcccttatatattttatatggcGTCAACTGAATATTTTAAACCGTTTTTCAATCCAAGGATTCATTAATCTGTTTTTAGTAATGAAATGGAAAAATTCTCTTTTTATAGTCAAACCTCAACAAAAATTCCTCGATATGCTTGAGAAGCCTATAATTTTACTTTGGCTTCTGATATTTCTTGTCGTAGTTAAAATGCTAATGTGGGAAAGGGAACagaaattcaaaaggttttttttaaccATCTAATTGAACTTAAAAGAGTGAAATATGAGTAAAAGAAATTCTCATTTCCGTTGTGCACCTTGATTCTCTCAGGTGCCCTGCATGCAGGAGTTATAAGGTATCATTTTCTGAAAGGTATAATTAAATCTTTGGGCTTTTTTAAATGAACTTTATACATGTGATAATTTTTCTTGCTGATCACTATCCTATGTCTTTTAGGGCTCTCCTTCTAAATTTGATGGTGGTGGTTAGTATGaggaataaataattaaattcattgtaGATATAGTTATGCGTTGGtgaatattttattcaagcCAAATGATGTATACGAATTCGGAATATCAACATTATAGGCATAAAAGTACAAGAGTCCAGAATTATGAGGAAGCATTTCAATTGTCAATTTGGCATCATATATTTTTGCTTAAATCTGATGGAAATTGTATGCAACTTATTTGAGAGTGAACTGAATGAgatgaataattaagaaagtcaaatatacaaatcaaaaataaaaatattatattttaaaatagctgagatattttttttataaaatacatattcaaaaaagaagagataaatgcattaaaaattattcatttgaaaGTCAAAtatttactctctttttttgttgaaaaaatcaaataatttatagtagtattttatataaaaagaaaaatattttcatttgtagtagtattttttttataaaaattcaaatatttacatatttagagttattattttctataatagtaaaaaaaattattattttcttaaaaagtaagagagaaaatcttatttcttaattattttctaaaaaaaaagagagacaatcttaattcttaactaattcagcaaaaaaaaaaaactttaactcTTAACTGTGCACTCCATTCGGCGTCTGAGCCCCGTATATGAGTTAGGGTTTTCGGTTTTTTCATTCACAACTTCAACCcttcctttcaatttttttcctacCTACCTACCAATCAACACCTCGCTGGTTCTTGCAGTGGCGTTACACATGGATCGGATTCCGATCTACACGCCGATGGTGCTAATCGGAGGTACGGTTGATTTTTCGTTTCTGATTGGCCTTCCACGGCTTCCATTAATCTTGTGCGTGTTCTAATTTCATTTGAtccgttttttttttccaggatTCGAAGCCTGGTGCCACGGATCTACCTACTGTACAGAGGTGTGGCGATCGTGTTCGTGTTGCTCTTAAGGTCGCTTTCGGAAGATCGTTTGTTCAACGATCGGAGATTGCAGCACAGATCGAGTGAAGAAAGCGTGGCTGTGTTCTTCGCATTCCGATGTCGGTTCATGTTGTGGTATTGAAATTATGATGGGGTTTTTAATGGGGGAAATTATTGTGTTGCGTGGGTTTTATGAAACAGAGAAGGTTCTGGTAAACTTTGTTAACCGACCTTTGCCATGGCAGGTGCGCTTGCATGGCAGgtcaaaaatattaataaaaaatcaaataatttttggttttggggGAGATCGCACGGGAATTCCGGGCTTCTCCCTCTGGTGTGTGTGatgttcttcttttttcttttttttttctttttactttattaCCTATATATGCTTCTGCCACTCTCCTTACCACGGATACATCGCAGGACTCGCGTTTGTCTTCGATCTAACAAGGTATTATCTATTACTTTCACAATCAGGCGTAAGGGTTTTCTTTTTACCGTGCTAATAATAGCTAACAACGCATGTGCAATTGATAACATTAATGGAAGCAAGTAATTCGTATATGAGAAACGATTCAAAGAAGTTTATGTGTTCGATGCTTTCGATTTGGGGAATTCGTAATTGAAGTGGTATTAATTCCAATTTTTGGGCATGTTCTTTATTTACAGAGATTGTCTAATGCTTAGtggatttctttaatttgtgcattgaaagaaTGTAATAGGATGTTTTATGGTATTTTCTCGACGGGAACATTGATCTCAATAATAACCTCATTGTACAAGTTAACTTATTTTacttgttatttaaattttccaACATTATTACGGATTGGCATTTAATGTCGTTGAGTTGATTATTTTGCTTTTGTGATATACGAATTgtaatatgtttattttgttcgttatattagtttttttgtcctttaatttatcaattagatattagtttttttgtcctttaatttatcaattagatttgatttggttctcaatttttttttgtttaaattggtcttctaatttttaaaattataggatcaaattgaaaaaaaaaatagaggatgaaattgaatctaaaaaataaattagaggaaaaaaaatactaaattaatctATTTGGTTTGATATTTCAAAAGGTTAAAAttgctaaaaattaatttagttcttaaaatgtttttttacttaGACTTGGTCTGGTTCACTTGGTCTTTTAGATGGTCTCGCCTTATTCTTTTTACATGGTCTTGGGTGGTTTTAGAAacactttttttccctttataaatatcaatatttcTGAACCCTCATCTTAAGAGTTCTTGCTCCCatgtctttttccttttccgAGTTCCCAAGCCATTACTTGAAAAGTTTCCTAGTTCTGTCGCACCAACTATTGTTGGGAAGAGAGTATCTTGTTTACATCTTAAGGGACTTTGGAGGGATGTGCATAATAAGTTCTTGAGGAGAATGTGAATTCATATACGTATTGATCACAATTCGTGTATAAGAAGGGATGTGCTAGTTCCCTATGGTACAAGAGATTCATGAACTCCAATCTCAAGAACTTATGGACGTGATGTGCTAGTCCCTATGGTACAAGAGATTCATCCAACAATGGGAGGGGCAATAGAACTAGCAATCTGTTAGTGAGACTAACCCAAAAATTCACTAGGGAGGAGAAAGAAAATGTGAGAATCACTGGAGACCAAGTCAAAGATAAGACTCAATCCAAAAGATTAAGTGAACAAGATCAAGTCAATGTAAAATATCTCTCTTGATAAGCAATaagttaatcaattaattaaaggtATATACCTTTTGAAATATCAATACAATAAAATCTCTGTTGCTCTTTTCTAGCATTCCAATTTCCCAAGTATTTTGTAGATTTACATAAACACTGTTATGAAGCCTCTGCTGCCAGAAATGCAAAGTGTAACCGTACCATGTATTTCAGTGATCTTCCCCAGCTTTTCTGTAAAGAATTACAAAGTTCATGTCTGCAAAAGGCCAAGTTCAAGGGAATGTTTTATTCATCAATGTTGAGGTAGCCTTCTCAATTTGAGTTAATGAAGTTCCATATTATGGTTTATCTTTCAGTTTCTGGAATAGTTCTAAATTGgtcttttgtttcattttgttgtaCATTGGAAAAATTGCATGTGCAGAAGATCCCCTCACCtttcaattttatctttcataCATTAAAGGTTAATGGAATATAGCGATCCTGTAGAAACTTTGCTGACTGCAGGGAAAATAAAGAGTTGCCCACTTCCCTGTCTACACGATATAGgcatttggttttattttgaatGTTGCATATCAAAAAACAGTACAGTTGCATGTTTCCAAATGGAGATTTTCTTAATGTGATcctaaattgaatttccaaTTTGAGTACAAATTGTGAATTGAATATTTCGTGCATGGATTTTGATCACTGTCATTAAGGGGATTATCGTAAAGTGAGAAAGAAAGTTTGTTTCATCCCTATTATCTACTTTACaggaaataaatcatttttaaatgcaATATAACAAGACACACGTACTATTACCTAGCTTATGTTGAATTGTGGGATTGATATGAGAAAGGTTAAAGCCATATATACAAATGTTACAACGTGAGCATGAATA includes these proteins:
- the LOC100801293 gene encoding cysteine-rich and transmembrane domain-containing protein WIH2 codes for the protein MSYYNQQQPPVGVPPPQGYPPPESYGKDAYPPPGYPPQGGYPPQAYPAQGYPPPYAPPQYAQPPPQQHQNSSGPGCLEGCLAALCCCCLLDACF